The Bacteroidales bacterium genomic sequence TCCACATTGGCTGACCCAATGGCCCGGTCGTCGTCAGGTGCAATACTATGCCGCTTTTTCATCAGGTCTTTTGCTTTGGCTTCAATCACCGAAACAGGGGTGTTTTCTTTGGCCGTCATCGAATACCAACCCACTACATCTCCATAATTATAGGTTTTCTGAAGGGTAGTGAACGGCATAAAAATCTGCTGGTTTTCATTTTCAGCCTGCTGGTCGTTCTTTTTTGATTTGCATAGCCCGACAACTTTAAAATAAACCCCTGAAATCCTTAGATATTGGCCGATTGGGTTTTCGCCGGGGGCAAACATCTCTTCGTAAACCCGCTGGGCAATGACAATGTTTTTACGCTTTTCATCAATGTCGTTTTGATTGATAAATCTTCCCTGCAGGATATTCATTGGATCGATCAGGTTGTATTCGGGATAATCGCCCTGTATTCTGAAACTTCCGGTTCGTTCACCCCTGACGACGTTATTATCTCCCGAACGGTTAAACCCCTGGATACGGGGAGCAATGTATTCTATTTCAGGTATATTGTCGATCAATGCTTGTGTGTCGCCATTGTTAAAGTTGAAAAATCTGCCCCGTGGTAATCCTTTGTAGGGAACAGTGGTCCGCTGTGTCCACATAAACATGCTATTGGTGGCCAGATCACCCATGCCGGCATTCACACCATTTTTCAGACCTGTTCCGGAGCCTAGCATGACAATCAGCATGAAAATCCCCCAAAAGACGCCAAAGGCGGTGAAAAATGTCCGCAATTTGTTCTTTTTCAGCGTACTGAAAATTTCCCTCCAGCTATCGGGATCAAATATTCTCATGACATTTTAGTTTTTGCGTTTGGTTTTCAATTGAAATTTATCCAAAATTATTCATCCCTCAAAGCCTCAACCGGTTTGATGGCCGAAGCCTTTCGCGCCGGAACAAAACCTGCAATCGCTCCTGAAAAAATCAGAAGCAAAGTTGCGCCTATGGCAATGTTAAAATCAACCTCAGGATTGGCGAAATAATCGGTTGAAGGAAGTGATTTCGAAACCAGTTCGAGCAGCCCGACCCCAAGTACCAAGCCGATGTAACCTGCAAATGCCGTTATCAGCACCGACTCCTGCAGGATCAGGCTGATGATAGACCAGGGTGTTGCACCCATTGATTTGCGGATCCCGATTTCCTTCGTCCGGTCTTTGACCACAATCATCATAATATTGCTCACCCCGACTATTCCGGCGATGATCGTTCCGATCCCGATAATCCAGATGAACAGCCTTATTCCGGCAAACAAATCCATGAACCGCTGATAATTTTCGACGGAGTTGAAAACAAACAGTGCCCGTGGATCAGCTGGATCAAATTTGTATTTCTGTGCCAGAAGCGCTTTGGACTTCTCCAACGCCCGGTTGCTTTCGTCAATGTTCAGGTCGTTCATGATCAGGCTGATGTTCCTGATTGCGTTGCCCATATTAAAAACCCTTTGGGCTGTGGTTATCGGAACATACACCCGCGAAATATCCCTGTCGCCGCCCGGATCATCAAAATGGCCAACCACAAGAAATGGTACTCCATTTATTTTTGCGTACTTCCCCACCGGTTCTTCATGTTTAAACAAGGCTTCTTTCACGACTTTCCCAAGCACAACCACTTTACGGTAATCGTCGTAATCTTTTTGGTTAACAAAACGGCTGCCATCGGCCAGGTTAAGCATTTCGACGTAAAAGTAATCGGGGCTGATGGCAAAAATGTCAAACGACCCGTATTCGCTCCCGTAAGTGATGGTTTGATTGCCAAACACGTAGGTACGTGAAGCAGCTTTGTCAACTTTTTCCACGGCAGCCAGCGTTTCACGGTCATCGTTTTCGAACTGGATAAACCGGCCGGGTTTCATCCCCTGGTAGGGCAGGCTGGTAATCCCTGTATTGATGGAAATATAGTTAACGGCATCGCCCTCAAACTCTCTCTTCACGCCGTTTTCAAGTCCGTAGCCCGATCCCAGCAGAACAATCAGCATGAATATTCCCCAGGCCACACTGAAACCGGTAAGAAAAGTCCGGAGTTTGTTTTTCTTAATCGTGCTGAAGATTTCCTGCCATTTATCGAGGTCAAACATTGTTGGTTAGGCTGTTATTGGTTCGTAGGTAAGATGATGTTTACCGTTTTTCACGTTCGATTCAATC encodes the following:
- a CDS encoding ABC transporter permease, yielding MRIFDPDSWREIFSTLKKNKLRTFFTAFGVFWGIFMLIVMLGSGTGLKNGVNAGMGDLATNSMFMWTQRTTVPYKGLPRGRFFNFNNGDTQALIDNIPEIEYIAPRIQGFNRSGDNNVVRGERTGSFRIQGDYPEYNLIDPMNILQGRFINQNDIDEKRKNIVIAQRVYEEMFAPGENPIGQYLRISGVYFKVVGLCKSKKNDQQAENENQQIFMPFTTLQKTYNYGDVVGWYSMTAKENTPVSVIEAKAKDLMKKRHSIAPDDDRAIGSANV
- a CDS encoding ABC transporter permease, with protein sequence MFDLDKWQEIFSTIKKNKLRTFLTGFSVAWGIFMLIVLLGSGYGLENGVKREFEGDAVNYISINTGITSLPYQGMKPGRFIQFENDDRETLAAVEKVDKAASRTYVFGNQTITYGSEYGSFDIFAISPDYFYVEMLNLADGSRFVNQKDYDDYRKVVVLGKVVKEALFKHEEPVGKYAKINGVPFLVVGHFDDPGGDRDISRVYVPITTAQRVFNMGNAIRNISLIMNDLNIDESNRALEKSKALLAQKYKFDPADPRALFVFNSVENYQRFMDLFAGIRLFIWIIGIGTIIAGIVGVSNIMMIVVKDRTKEIGIRKSMGATPWSIISLILQESVLITAFAGYIGLVLGVGLLELVSKSLPSTDYFANPEVDFNIAIGATLLLIFSGAIAGFVPARKASAIKPVEALRDE